A genome region from Myroides fluvii includes the following:
- the ftsZ gene encoding cell division protein FtsZ, protein MENTDFGGIKFDMPKNQSNVIKVIGVGGGGSNAINHMFKQGIKGVDFIVCNTDSQALENSSVPNKIQLGVNLTEGLGAGANPEVGQQSALESIEEIEKMLDTNTKMVFITAGMGGGTGTGAAPVIAQLSKERDILTVGIVTIPFQFEGKVRQEQALKGVDRLRKQVDSLIVINNNKLREVYGNLGFKAGFSKADEVLSTAARGIAEVITHHYTQNIDLKDAKTVLSDSGTAIMGSGTASGDNRAKDAIIDALDSPLLNDNKISGAKNVLLLIVSGTNEITIDEIGEINDHIQTEAGHNANIIMGVGEDESLGEAISVTIIATGFNYEQQKSIVNSAEPRVIIHTLEEEQKVVRDLTQTASVSSYGFTTPDQPLRVSTPETTEGAVEKEEVNCEVETRKVFTLEDDYEEGDDDDDFGGPTTPTQPLGEVDEVVFERKSMDASNLDVFFEIVTPKTEERTQDHHQNDPMASKQKDIRDIQVIDPEFVIVTPKKQEVAAPIVYHFDEELAEMEVTAAEVVGHASEAMNQSSAKKEEVIRFSLEDYMDKEEELALAKPIVNHKEEIAEEFKFSVRAEGMPVVNKVEVEASTEDYDEMNPTEMSIEEFTLRSRAAERRRKMKDFNYKFNNSTAHYSDLEKEPAYKRLGVDLEDVNDESNKSRISFGVDGNNDPKLRSNNSFLHDNVD, encoded by the coding sequence ATGGAGAATACAGATTTCGGAGGAATAAAGTTTGATATGCCTAAGAACCAATCAAACGTTATCAAGGTAATTGGTGTAGGTGGCGGAGGAAGTAACGCAATCAATCACATGTTTAAGCAGGGTATTAAGGGAGTGGATTTCATCGTTTGTAATACGGATTCCCAAGCCTTAGAAAATAGCTCAGTTCCTAATAAAATTCAGTTGGGTGTTAATTTAACTGAAGGGTTAGGTGCGGGTGCAAATCCTGAAGTAGGACAACAATCTGCTTTAGAAAGTATAGAAGAAATTGAGAAAATGCTAGATACCAATACCAAGATGGTGTTCATCACCGCAGGTATGGGTGGAGGTACAGGAACAGGTGCTGCTCCTGTCATCGCACAACTATCAAAAGAAAGAGATATCTTAACGGTTGGTATCGTGACAATTCCTTTCCAATTCGAAGGAAAAGTACGTCAAGAACAAGCGTTAAAAGGGGTTGATCGATTGAGAAAACAAGTGGATTCTCTCATCGTAATCAACAACAATAAATTACGTGAAGTATATGGAAACTTAGGCTTTAAGGCAGGCTTCTCCAAAGCAGATGAGGTATTGTCAACTGCTGCCCGTGGTATCGCCGAAGTTATTACGCACCATTATACGCAGAATATTGACTTGAAAGATGCGAAAACAGTATTGTCTGATAGCGGTACAGCTATTATGGGATCTGGTACTGCATCTGGAGACAATAGAGCAAAAGATGCCATTATTGATGCGTTAGATTCTCCATTGCTGAATGACAATAAAATATCAGGTGCTAAAAACGTATTGTTGTTAATCGTTTCAGGTACAAATGAAATTACAATTGATGAAATTGGCGAGATCAATGATCACATCCAAACCGAAGCTGGACATAATGCAAATATCATTATGGGAGTTGGTGAAGATGAATCATTAGGAGAGGCTATTTCTGTTACTATTATTGCTACGGGATTTAACTACGAGCAACAAAAAAGTATTGTAAATTCTGCTGAACCTCGAGTTATTATTCACACTTTAGAAGAGGAACAAAAAGTAGTGCGCGATTTAACGCAAACTGCATCCGTATCTTCTTATGGATTTACGACTCCTGATCAACCTTTGCGCGTTTCTACTCCAGAAACAACCGAAGGGGCTGTAGAAAAAGAAGAAGTAAACTGCGAAGTAGAAACGAGAAAAGTATTCACCTTAGAGGATGATTACGAAGAAGGTGACGATGATGATGATTTCGGCGGACCAACAACACCCACACAACCATTAGGGGAAGTGGATGAGGTAGTATTCGAAAGAAAATCAATGGATGCATCGAATTTGGATGTATTCTTCGAAATCGTAACGCCTAAAACAGAGGAAAGAACGCAAGATCACCACCAAAATGATCCGATGGCATCGAAGCAAAAAGACATCAGAGATATTCAGGTAATTGATCCGGAGTTTGTCATCGTTACGCCTAAGAAACAAGAGGTAGCTGCACCTATTGTCTATCATTTTGATGAAGAATTAGCTGAAATGGAAGTGACTGCAGCTGAAGTAGTAGGTCATGCAAGTGAAGCAATGAATCAATCTTCAGCCAAAAAAGAAGAAGTAATTCGCTTTTCTTTGGAAGACTATATGGATAAAGAAGAAGAATTAGCTTTAGCTAAACCTATAGTAAATCACAAAGAAGAAATTGCAGAAGAATTTAAATTCTCTGTGCGTGCGGAAGGTATGCCCGTTGTAAATAAAGTAGAAGTAGAAGCTTCAACAGAAGATTATGACGAAATGAATCCTACAGAAATGAGCATTGAAGAATTCACGTTGAGAAGTAGAGCAGCAGAGCGTAGAAGAAAAATGAAAGACTTCAATTACAAATTCAACAACTCAACAGCTCATTATTCGGATTTGGAAAAAGAGCCAGCGTATAAGCGCTTAGGAGTTGATTTAGAAGATGTAAATGACGAAAGCAATAAATCTAGAATCTCCTTTGGTGTGGACGGAAATAACGACCCTAAATTGAGATCGAATAATTCGTTTTTACACGATAATGTAGACTAA